In Dama dama isolate Ldn47 chromosome 10, ASM3311817v1, whole genome shotgun sequence, the sequence TCCTTCCTCCCCTCACAGGAGTGGGGCCCCTCCTCCGCTGCCCCGCCGAACCGTCCGTTGCTGACACAGGCCTGTCCGTCCTTGGCCTGCCCCGGCAGGCGGCAGGCAGGCGGTTGAGAGAGGGGCCCTGAGTGCGCTGGGCCTTGCCTTCTTACCTGCTCCCTGGGGGGACTGTGGCCTGGCCAGGCCCCGCTAAGAGTGGGCAGTCAGCGGCCCCAGCCCGCGGGCGCTGAACTTTGACTCCTgtgaaggcaatgccaaagtgcCTGCAAGAAGTGGTAGGAATGGCCCTGAAGGCCTGGGCTGGGAGGCATGGAGCTCCCCAAAAAGGTGCTGGGGTAGGAGACAGAGCAGGTTCTTTCAGCCTCCTCCCTGGCCTCACCTCTAGATGATAGAAAGGCCCTCCATTTGCCTGGTCACTTCTGGAGAGAGGGCACAGGGGTTGGGAAGAGCAGGCAGAGCGGCCCTGGCATGTTAGCATTGCCAAAATGTCCTGTTCAGAATTCAGCTTGGGGTCATGCCTCCTGACTCCTGCTGAAGtcaggtttgggggtgggggccccTGCTTTCCAGGGAACCCGCCACAAGGGTGAGCGCAGCTCTGGGGTCAGGGCTGCCTGGGCTCTGTGCTGCTTCCCTTGCTTCCTTGCTGGGGTCACCTGGGGcggggactcagtttcctcactggtcAGTGGGGATAAAGGCCTGTCCTTCCCAGAACTACTGTGAGCTCTGCTAAATCAAGTGATCAGAAGCCCAGGgcctgcccctgcccagggctGGCCAGCAGCTGGCCCACAGCCTTCTCTGGACCTGTGTTGCGCTCACCCCGCCGTGCTGTCTCTGGACTGGGGCCTCCTTGGGGACATGCCTTGTCCTCAGTGTGAAGGTGTCTGATGGAAAACTGTCTCCCTCCCCCAGGACTGGCCCTGCTGGGCTTCCTGGTGCTGCTGCCCATGACCATGCCCTGGGGTCAGCTGGGCGAGGATGGCTGGCTGTGGGGCACACACTGTGTGGCCTGCCTGGCCCCCCCTGCAGGCTCTGTGCTCTATCACCTCTTCATGTGCCACAAAGGGGGCAGCCCTGTGTACACCCGGCTCCTTGCCCTGGATATGTGTGGGGTCTGCCTCATCAACACTCTCGGTGAGCAGGGCGGGGGGTGGCGGGCGGGGGGCTTGAAGGACGGGAGCTGGGGGTCGGGTCCACTCACGTGAGCCCTGGGTAGAAAGGCAGGAGTCAGGAAATCTGGAAGCAAGAGGGCAGGTGGACCCACGGACTGACGTGCCCTCTCCCGCCTCTCTCCTCTGCGCAGGGGCCCTGCCCATCATCCACTGCACTCTGGCCTGCCGGCCCTGGCTGCGCCCCGCTGCCCTGCTGGGCTACACCCTGCTGTCGGGTGTGGCTGGCTGGCGGGCCCTCACCGCCCCCTCCACCAGTGCCCGGCTCCGCGCCTTTGGCTGGCAAGCCGGCGCCCGCCTCCTGGTGTTCGGGGCCCGGGGAGCGGGGCTGGGCTCCGGGGCTCCAGGCTCCCTGCGCTGCTACTTGCGCATGGACGCGCTGGCACTGCTTGGGGGGCTGGTGAACGTGGCCCGCCTGCCGGAGCGCTGGGTACCCGGCCGCTTCGACTACTGGGGTAACTCACACCAGATCATGCACCTGCTCAGCGTGGGCTCCATCCTCCAGCTGCACGCTGGCGTCGTGCCCGACCTGCTCTGGGCCGCCCGGCACACCTGCCTCCCAGACTGAGCCACCTCCCGCCTGCCATGCCCCCAGGCTTCTAGGGCCAACGGCGCCATGCTTTCCGCTGGCCTGCAAGGGGATGGCTCCCTGGACGCTTTGCAAACGGGACTTCCCGGCGGGGGCCTCCGTCCGTTCATCCCATCTTCCCTGTGGACTAGCTGCTGCTACTCACACCTTGGAGCTCCAGTGGCCCTGCCTGCCTTCTTCCAGGGAACTTAGTCTTACTGCGTAGGTTGAAAGGCAACcttcctttctctgggcctctgaTTACCCTCTGTGACTTCTGAGATTTGGGCCAAAGGGATAGCTGTGATCCTGCCAGCCCAGAGCCATCGCTCACCCTGGGCCTCCTCGGAACCTCACTTAAGGCTCCTCACGGCTGCCCAGCCTCCTGCCCTTGCTTCATGGCCTCTGTCCATCCGCCCTGTAGGCCAGCCCTCCCAGCAGCCCGACGTTCGCCCGCCGGTTTTCCCTTCTGTCTGGAGACTGTGGATTGAGGGGTCTGGGCATCAGGACTAGACTCACCCCTGGACCTAGGAGCAGGAGGTCAGCTGCTGCTTTTTCCAGGCAACTGGCAGAGAGACCTAAAGCACTGGCCGGCCCTGGACCCCGCCCTTCTGGGCTGAGGGCCCACCCTCCACCTTGAGTGAGTGCTCTGACAACTGACCTGCCCACCAGCGACACACCTGCTCAGGAACTCTACCCCACACAGTCGGTGGCTCCCAGTTCATCTGCTGGCCTGGGGCTTGGGGACTTGCAGCAGAGCTCAGCCTGTCCCAGGGGCCTCAGGCCCTAGGCGACGTCAATAAAAGGGTGCAGGAAGCACTGTGTTGCCACACAAGCAAGCTTGGGTGCGGCCCAAGATTCAAATACCTTTTATTAGACACAGCCAGGCAGAAGGGACCACTGGAGTCCACACAGGGACCCCAGCCTCCAGGAGGATGGAAGGGAGGGGCTAAGAGATTAAAATTGCTGAGCCTGGGCCTGTGGGCTTAGCTTGGGCCCAGGGAGTCCTCAAACAGGCTGAGGAGGTTCCGAGGTTCAAAGGCAGGGAAGGTGCCCCGAGGGGGCTCTGAGTCAATGTCACTCAGGTCCAGAGCATCCCTGGGGGGCAGGAAGAACAGAGAAATGACTCAGGACCAAGAgccgccccctcccaccccaggaccCTGGGCCAGCTCACCTCGGTGGGTGCCTGCTCTGGGGGGCAGGGGAGCCATTGCGGGGGGTGGAGGTGCTGCTGGCAGCCCTGGCCAGGATGGCCTCTGGAGACAGTGAGGGCCTGCATGGGGGGCAAGATGAGCAGGCTGTGGGGGGAGGGCACCAGGGCAGCAACGCCCACCTGTCCCTGGTGGGATCCGCCTGATGCAGGCGGGGGCCAGTGCCAGACAATGGGTGTGCAGTGGATGTTGAAAGAAGCGCTTTGACAGTTTCCAAAGTCCACCTGACCGCACACAAAGGCCACCTCTGTCCCTTACAGCACGGAGGCTCTGACTGAGCTGACTCTGAAATGACCTTGTGGTAAATGAAGCTCATCTGGCAGGCTGTCTGCTATAATGTGCTCCCATGGGTGATGGCGTGAACCCTCCTGAGAACTGCCTGCCCCGAGCATGTGGTTTCCTTTGCAGTAGTTTCTTAATTACGGCCTGTCACCTGGCCACCAGGCACCTGGGACTAAGGAATTCCTCCCCCCAGGGAAGGGGCTCGCCAGGCGCTGCGGGTTTTCTCCCCCAGAGGAAAGACGACGCCTTGTCCTCGGGTGCCGGTGGCATctgcgggggtgggggctgcaCCGCCCGCCTCTCAGCAGTGCGGTGGGCCCCGCACAGCCCCTCAGAGTGGCAGCACCCTCAGTGGGAGGCTGCCAGTTCTCTGCTCGGTACAGACCCTGCTCCACGCACCGAGTTTAGAAAGAACTGCATTCAAACTAGGCCAGGCCACACCCCCACCAGCCTTGGTTTCCTTCCCTGGGCTTGAAGGGGGCCAGGTTTGTGGGTGCGTTCCCCGTTCACCGCGCTGACGGCTgtcccccccaccctgccctcagCCGCCCTTCCCGAGTCCTCACCCACCCTATGCTGTCGTCGCCCCAGGTGCTGGAGAGGCTGCGGTCCAGGAGAAGGCTGCAGGGCGGCGACCCGGGTGGGGTGGCCGGCGGACCCGGGGGCTGCAGCCAGCTGGCGGGGTGAGCCAGCCCGTGCCAGAGCCAGCAGAGCAGGGAGAGCAGGGCCTGCAGGGACACGGGCTCAGGGGAGGCCGGGCAGGCCCTGGGCGGGGAGCGGAGCCAGGCGGCCTGTCACCCTCCCCGCTTACCTGCCACAGGGCCCAGCCTCGACTGAGGGCCTCAGCGGCCATGAACCACAGGACGCTCCAGGGCCGTGGCTGCCTGAGCACGGGCAGGGCCAGCAGGGCCTCAGCGGTGGCCCGCAGGTTGGGGTCAGGCTCCAGCATCGTGACGAGAACGGAACGCAGCTCAGAGGACAGGCCTGTCCCCGGGCAGGGCCACGTCAGGGATGGGGCCTTGCGCCTCCCAGCCCCTTGCCACCACAGCCACCCCAACCCACAGAGCCTGTCCTCCCAGCGGCAGACAGCCCCCCAGCTCTCGCCCCCCGACTCACCAGCGGTGAACTCAGGGGGCAGGTAGCCCTGACGCAGCCGCTGCCAGCCCTCCCCACCGCGGGGCAGTTCCATGTTGCACGCCACCTCCAGGATGGTGAGGCCCAGGCTGGGGGACAGGGACAgaaggggggcagggagggctgtGAGACGCACAACCCAGCGACCTGGGCTGACCCCATGGAGAGGGCTGCTGGCCTCCACTGTGAGCCAgggccctgggggaggaggggctgaTGACGGGAACCACTTCGTGGAGCGTGGACCCCCGGGCCAGCATGGCCCACGCACCACTGTGGTGAGTCCCTCCAGCAGCCCCCGCCCTCACGGGACTGGCACTCTGGTTGCTAACAGTGATTTAACAGTGAGGctccccatcagcagatgaatggataaggaagctgtggtacatatacaccatggaatattactcagccattaaaaagaattcatttgaaccagtcctaatgagatggatgaagctggaaccccttatacagagtgaagtaagccagaaagataaagaacattacagcatactaacacatatatatggaatttagaaagatggtaacgataaccctatatgcaaaacagaaaaagagacacagaaatacagaacagacttttgaactctgtgggagaatgtgagggtgggatatttcaaaagaacagcatgtatactatctatggtgaaacagatcaccagcccaggtgggatgcatgagacaagtgctccggcctggtgcactgggaagacctagaggaatcgggtggagacgggggtgggagcggggatcgggatggggaatacgtgtaaatccatggctgattcatatcaatgtatgacaaaacccactgaaatgttgtgaagtgattggcctccaactaataaaaaaaaaaaaaaaaaaagtaacagtgaGGCTCTCCTCCTCCTGTTGATGTGACCAGATGCTACTGTCAGAGGCAGGGCAGGGGTGACTGGCGTGGACCTTGGAACCCAGCGCTTGGTCCAGGCCCAGCTTCACCGCCTGCTAATTGTGGACTTGGGGAAGTCTCTCCATCTGCTGTCTGTTCCCCTGTAAATGGAGTAATACGGTTTCTCCCAGGGAGGTGTGGTGAGGAGGCCAGTGAATCACATAAGGTGGCTCCGAAAGCTTCTCTGCTTAGACAGCCTAGCCCTCCAGACCCTCTTGCCCCTGAGGCAGGGTCTTCCAGCCTGAGACCAAGTCTTCCTGACTCTGGGCTGGGCTGGTGTCCCTCTGCTGACCACGCCCCACCCACCAggaagcccccctccccccagccctcaCCTGAACACGTCTGCCGCTGTCCCGTAAGAGCCCTGGAGCAACTCGGGGGCCATGTAGCGGGGGTCTCCCTCCTGGGCCTCACTAGCTCCTGACGCGCCCAGCTCGACCAGCAGCCCGAAGTCACCCAGCTTGCAGCGGCCCCGGGGCCCCAGGAAGATGTTGGCAGGCTTGACATCCAGGTGGACCAGGCCCTGGCCGTGCAGGTGGGCCAGGGCCAGCAGGGTGTCCCGCAGATAGCCCCAGACCTGAGCCTCAGGCAGGCCGGCGCCCCAGGCCTCGCAGTGCTGCTGCAGGCTGGGCCCACACAGCTCCGTCTGTAGGTACAGGATGCCGCCCTCCTCCCAGGCTTGTTCCAACCGCACACAGCGCGGGTGCTGCCCCACCTTCTCGTGGCCACCCACCTCGGCCAGCTTGCGGGTCCGGTCCTTGGGGCCCCGGAACGGCGACATGGAGCGCTTCACTGCGTACAGCCGGCCGTCCTCCTTGGAGCGCACCTGGAAGGGAGGGGGCACAACCACCCGGGACCAGCCCGAGGTTCGGTTCAGATCTCACGTGTGCAGGAGGTGTCGCATGGCAGCCACTTTAGAGGGACCCCTGTGTGTGCAAGAGCAAAGCTGGACAAACCTCCACCCCACGAGCCAGTTTGCTGGAGACCCAGCGATGGAAGAGACGGGGCAGACCTCTAAGTACTGGCCCAGGAGGATGTGTTAGATGAAGAAGCTGCCTAGAGAATAGCAAGGTGGTGTGGTCTGCATGCAGCCTATGAAATGGCTTCGTCTCTATGTGGTCAACTCCAGAGAAAAATCTAGAAAGAAGACCCCCACCTGACAATCATCTTGGTTTCCTCCAGAACggagagctgacctaggggcttCTGTTTGTACTTTTTAACAAAATTGTCTTCGTGTAGTACTTGTGTAaggaaaacaacattttaaaggaaatatacatgattggaaaatatattttaaggaacAAAAGGTGGCATGGAGGAGTTGCCTGAATGCTTGAGGCTGGAGGGAGATGGCGTGGGGGGGGTGGTGG encodes:
- the PAQR4 gene encoding progestin and adipoQ receptor family member 4 isoform X1, whose translation is MAFLAGPRLLDWASSPPHLQFNKFVLTGYRPASSGSGCLRSLFYMHNELGNIYTHGLALLGFLVLLPMTMPWGQLGEDGWLWGTHCVACLAPPAGSVLYHLFMCHKGGSPVYTRLLALDMCGVCLINTLGALPIIHCTLACRPWLRPAALLGYTLLSGVAGWRALTAPSTSARLRAFGWQAGARLLVFGARGAGLGSGAPGSLRCYLRMDALALLGGLVNVARLPERWVPGRFDYWGNSHQIMHLLSVGSILQLHAGVVPDLLWAARHTCLPD
- the PAQR4 gene encoding progestin and adipoQ receptor family member 4 isoform X2: MAFLAGPRLLDWASSPPHLQFNKFVLTGYRPASSGSGCLRSLFYMHNELGNIYTHGALPIIHCTLACRPWLRPAALLGYTLLSGVAGWRALTAPSTSARLRAFGWQAGARLLVFGARGAGLGSGAPGSLRCYLRMDALALLGGLVNVARLPERWVPGRFDYWGNSHQIMHLLSVGSILQLHAGVVPDLLWAARHTCLPD
- the PKMYT1 gene encoding membrane-associated tyrosine- and threonine-specific cdc2-inhibitory kinase; its protein translation is MLMPAEGTPPPLGGTPVPVPAYFRHAEPGFSLKRPRGLSQSLPPRPPAKGSIPVSRLFPPRTPGWHQPHARRVSFRDQASEPLQSPGYDPSRPESFFQQSFHRLGRLGHGSYGEVFKVRSKEDGRLYAVKRSMSPFRGPKDRTRKLAEVGGHEKVGQHPRCVRLEQAWEEGGILYLQTELCGPSLQQHCEAWGAGLPEAQVWGYLRDTLLALAHLHGQGLVHLDVKPANIFLGPRGRCKLGDFGLLVELGASGASEAQEGDPRYMAPELLQGSYGTAADVFSLGLTILEVACNMELPRGGEGWQRLRQGYLPPEFTAGLSSELRSVLVTMLEPDPNLRATAEALLALPVLRQPRPWSVLWFMAAEALSRGWALWQALLSLLCWLWHGLAHPASWLQPPGPPATPPGSPPCSLLLDRSLSSTWGDDSIGPSLSPEAILARAASSTSTPRNGSPAPQSRHPPRDALDLSDIDSEPPRGTFPAFEPRNLLSLFEDSLGPS